The following coding sequences lie in one Dryobates pubescens isolate bDryPub1 chromosome 10, bDryPub1.pri, whole genome shotgun sequence genomic window:
- the ZBED1 gene encoding E3 SUMO-protein ligase ZBED1, with protein sequence MENKSLEGSPSDLKLVAHPRAKSKVWKYFGFDTNAEGCILQWKKIYCRICMAQIAYSGNTSNLSYHLEKNHPDEFCEFVKSNTEQMREAFATAFSKIKPESSQQVVQDSLIMKTYQNYENKKHQELTSAVISLICEGMYPASIVDEPTFKALLRTAEPRYELPSRKYFCTKAIPEKYNAIREIVLKELTEVLWCGVSTDLWRSENQNRSYVTIAVHFLSSIPANCLTVNSRCLKTFEVPEDNTAETITRVLYETFIEWGINTKVFGATTDYSKDIVKACSLLDIPVQMPCLGHTFNAGIQQAFQLPKLCSLLARCRKLVEYFQQSTVAMYMLSEKQKQQNILHCMLISDRVSWWGSTLAMLQRLKEQQFVIAAVLVEDSNNHHLMLEASEWNTIEGLVELLQPFKQVAEMMSASKYPMISMVKPLLHMLLNTTLNIKENDLKEISMAKEVIAKELSTTYQHAPEIDMFLNVATFLDPRYKKLPFLSAFERQQVENRVVEEAKSLLEKVKENTFRTEEKFFTVSEEPPVKKIIISSTPPPTSVINNMLAEIFCQTGGVEDQEEWHAQIVEELSNFKSQKVLGLNEDPLKWWSDRLALFPVLPKVLQKYWCIMATRVFPERLFGSSANVVSAKRNRLAPAHVDEQVFLYENSRNGSEAEPEDEDEGEWGLEQEQIFNLNDSVNVNNNFFNIRDSGFV encoded by the coding sequence ATGGAGAATAAAAGTTTAGAAGGTTCCCCATCAGACCTAAAGTTAGTGGCTCACCCAAGAGCAAAGAGTAAAGTATGGAAGTACTTTGGGTTTGATACCAATGCAGAAGGATGCATATTGCAATGGAAGAAGATCTACTGCCGTATTTGCATGGCACAGATTGCCTATTCAGGAAACACGTCCAACCTCTCCTACCACCTTGAGAAAAATCACCCTGATGAATTCTGTGAATTTGTGAAAAGTAACACTGAGCAAATGAGGGAAGCCTTCGCCACTGCGTTCTCAAAAATCAAGCCAGAGTCCTCGCAGCAGGTTGTTCAGGATAGCCTCATCATGAAGACGTACCAGAActatgaaaacaaaaagcatcAGGAGCTGACATCTGCAGTCATCAGCTTGATTTGTGAGGGCATGTATCCAGCCTCTATTGTTGATGAACCCACATTCAAGGCCCTCTTGAgaacagcagagcccaggtatGAACTTCCAAGCCGGAAGTACTTCTGTACAAAAGCTATTCCTGAAAAGTACAATGCCATTAGAGAAATTGTGCTGAAAGAGCTTACTGAGGTTCTGTGGTGTGGCGTATCCACAGACTTGTGGAGGAGTGAAAACCAGAACAGGTCATACGTAACCATCGCAGTTCACTTTCTCAGCAGCATTCCTGCCAACTGCCTGACTGTGAACTCACGGTGTTTAAAAACATTTGAAGTACCGGAGGATAATACTGCAGAAACTATTACACGAGTCCTTTATGAAACTTTCATTGAGTGGGGGATCAATACAAAAGTCTTTGGTGCTACAACAGATTACAGTAAAGACATTGTGAAAGCTTGCTCTCTCCTAGATATTCCCGTACAGATGCCTTGTTTGGGGCACACTTTTAATGCAGGAATACAACAAGCTTTTCAGCTCCCCaaactctgcagcctccttgccaGGTGCCGAAAGCTGGTGGAGTATTTCCAGCAATCTACTGTTGCAATGTACATGCTGAgtgagaagcagaagcagcagaacatcCTCCACTGCATGCTGATAAGTGACCGTGTTTCCTGGTGGGGAAGTACACTCGCTATGCTGCAGCGCCTCAAGGAGCAACAGTTTGTCATTGCAGCTGTTCTCGTTGAGGACAGCAACAACCATCACCTCATGCTGGAAGCCAGTGAGTGGAATACAATCGaggggctggtggagctgctgcagcccttcaaGCAGGTTGCAGAGATGATGTCTGCTTCAAAGTACCCAATGATAAGTATGGTGAAGCCACTTCTCCACATGCTTCTGAATACTACCCTGAACATCAAAGAGAATGATTTGAAAGAAATCAGCATGGCAAAGGAGGTGATTGCTAAAGAGTTGTCAACCACCTACCAGCACGCACCTGAGATAGACATGTTTCTCAATGTTGCAACTTTCTTGGATCCTCGCTACAAAAAACTGCCTTTTCTTTCAGCCTTTGAGCGGCAACAGGTTGAAAACAGAGTGGTGGAAGAAGCAAAAAGCCTGCTggagaaagtaaaagaaaatacttttagGACTGaagagaaattcttcactgtttcAGAAGAGCCGCCTGTGAAAAAAATCATCATCTCCTCTACTCCTCCTCCTACCAGTGTCATCAACAACATGCTCGCAGAGATCTTTTGCCAGACAGGAGGTGTGGAGGACCAGGAGGAATGGCACGCTCAAATCGTTGAGGAGTTGAGCAACTTCAAGTCTCAAAAGGTCCTTGGTTTAAATGAAGATCCTCTGAAATGGTGGTCTGACAGACTAGCACTGTTTCCAGTTTTACCAAAGGTTCTTCAAAAATACTGGTGTATTATGGCCACAAGGGTCTTCCCTGAACGCCTTTTTGGTTCTTCTGCTAATGTTGTAAGTGCAAAGAGAAACCGATTAGCCCCAGCTCATGTGGATGAACAGGTCTTTTTGTACGAAAACAGTCGGAATGGGTCCGAGGCAGAACCAGAGGACGAAGATGAAGGAGAGTGGGGTTTGGAACAGGAAcagatttttaatttaaatgacTCAGTAAATGTAAACAACAATTTCTTTAATATCCGAGACAGTGGGTTTGTTTAA